Below is a window of Picosynechococcus sp. PCC 7002 DNA.
AAAACTCCCAGTAAAAGTTTATTTTCGGTGAGTTTTGTCGCGACGATCTGGGTCTCGTCCGGAGCGCTGAGTGCGGCAATGAATGCCCTCGATCAAATCCACGAAATCCCCCCGGAACAACGGCGTCCTTTCTGGAAAGCAAAGTTGATGTCGATTTTTATTACCCTGGGGGCGATCGCCCTTTTGATTTTTGCCTCATTTCTGGTGCTGGTGGGCGATAGCGTCATTAAAGTCGGGCTCGATTTAATTGTGCGCTTACCTGTAGATACGACGGGGGTCAATGTCCTGGTCACCCTCTGGCGGCTATTGAGTTTCCCGTTAGCGTTGGGGTTAGGGACGGGCATTATTGCGATGGTGATTAACATTCTGACGAGTCCCCCTGATCGACGTCATCCCCTGCGCAAACTCAAACAGATGTCCTTTGGTTTAGTGATCGCCCTCATTGCCTTTTTCGCCCTGTGTTTTTCGATTCTCTTTATCCAAAATCTGATTGTCGATATGGAGATCAACTACGATCTGGCAAATCTGTTGGTCATTCTCTGGCGTTTTTTGAGCCTGCCCGTCGCCTTGGCGATCGTTTCCATTGCCTTTGCTTTTATTTACAGCATGGGTTCTAGTCGCCTGATTAAAGGGATGCCCATTTTGCCCGGTGCCGTTCTGGGAGCTGTTTCCTGGGCGATTATCTCTTCTCTATTTCGCCTCTATGTTGCCAACTTTGGCCAATATAACCGTGTCTATGGGGCTGTGGGGACGGCGATTATTCTGATGCTTTGGCTCCAACTCAGCGCCCTGGTGATGCTCCTAGGGGATCAGCTTAATGTCGTTGTCGGCGAAGCCATGCTTGCAGATGCCCTCAAACGCGGCGATCGCCAACTCAACAAAAATCCCCCACTGCCAGAAGAAGCACCAGGGGAAATTTAATTAGCTTTTTAGGTTTAGGACGTCAGTACGCAAGAAAACTAGGCAACTGTTGCCGTGGCCAGTTCCTGTTTGAGAATATCTACCTTGTCCAAACGTTCCCAGGGAAGATCTAAATCTGTCCGACCAAAATGTCCATAGGCGGCCATATCCTGATAAAAACGCCCATTACGTTGGCTCGGTAAATTGCGCAGATCGAAAGCTTGGATAATCCCCGCCGGACGCAGTTCAAAATGTTTCTGCACGACTTCAAGCAACCGATCCTCATCCACAGTGCAAGTACCAAAGGTCTCGATCATCACACTCACTGGACGAGCCACCCCAATCGCGTAGCTCACCTGCACCTCACATTTTTCCGCAAGGCCCGCTGCGACAATATTTTTCGCCACATAACGGCAAGCATAGGAAGCACTACGATCTACCTTAGTGGGATCTTTGCCGGAGAAAGCACCGCCCCCGTGACGTGAATAGCCACCGTAGGTATCGATAATAATCTTGCGGCCCGTAAGTCCAGAATCTCCCTGGGGGCCACCAATGACAAATTTGCCAGTGGGATTTACCAGGAACTTCGTACTGTCACTTAAACCCACCGTTGCCCCGACAAAAACAGGTTTAATTACTTTTTCCAACAGATCCGCTTTGATCTTGGCCTGAATCTCCGTATTGTCTGTGAGTGCCCCAATGGTCTCTGTGTGTTGGGTCGAAATCAAAATCGTATCGATCCCCACGGGTTTGCCGTCCTCGTAGATCACCGTTACTTGGGTTTTACCGTCGGGGCCGAGGTAAGGCAGTTCACCGCTTTTGCGCACTTGGCTCAATTTCAGAGACAAACGATGGGCCAAACTAATCGGGAGGGGCATGAATTCGGGTGTCTCGTTGCAGGCATAGCCAAACATTAACCCCTGGTCTCCGGCACCAATTTCATCGAGTTGGTCGTCACTGAGTTTGTCCCGTTGCTCCTGGGCGCTGGTGACCCCCTGGGCGATGTCGGGGGATTGTTCATCCAGGGCAACCATCACAGAGCAGCTATTGGCAGAAAAGCCATTATCGGCATTGGTGTAGCCAATTTCTTTGATTTTTTGGCGAGCCACCTGGATAAAATTCACATTCGCTTGGGTTGTTAGTTCACCCGTAATCAGCACCAAACCGGTATTGGTCACAACCTCAGCAGCAACACGGCTACTGGGATCAGCAGCAAGTACGGCATCTAAAATTGCATCGGAGATTTGGTCACAAATTTTATCGGGATGTCCCTCGGTGACGGATTCGGAGGTAAAGAGATAACGACGAGACAATGTTGTATATCCTCTTGAGTTTAGAAAGTGGACAAGCGGGGTAGTGGCTTTTTATTTTATCTGGTTGAGTTCCTTTCTCTTTCAGAATTCGGGAGTTTCTGCTGGGCGATCGCCAATTTTCCTGACTGCTAGGTTAACCATGACGCTGTTGGTGCCAGTGCCAAGCGTGTTGCAAAATAGTTTCTAGGTCGGCGTATTGGGGTTGCCAACCCAGAACTGTACGGGCTTTTTCACTGCTCCCCACAAGGCTGGGGGGATCACCGGGGCGACGGTCGGTGGCGATCGCCTTGATCTCTTTGGCGGTAATTTTGCGGGCGGCCTCAATTACCTCCTTTACCGAAAACCCATTGCCATTGCCGAGGTTAAAGGCCTCAGTTACCCCGCCTTGCCGTAAATATTCCAGACCTAAAACATGGGCGTCGGCGAGGTCACTCACATGGATATAATCCCGGACGCAAGTACCGTCGGGGGTAGGATAATTGGTGCCAAAAATGGAAATACTGTCTCGTTTACCAAGGGCTGCAAAGAGTACCAGGGGGATCAAGTGGGTTTCGGGGTTGTGGTCTTCTCCTAGGTGACCATTGGGATCAGCTCCCGCTGCGTTGAAATAACGAAACATCACCGACCGCAACCCATAGGCCCGGTCAAAATCCCAGAGCATTTTTTCCACCATCAGCTTGCTCATGCCGTAGGGGTTAATCGGGTTTTGGGGATGAGCTTCGGGGATGGGAATTTCGCTTGGTTCGCCGTAGGTGGCACAGGTAGAAGAAAAGACGAATTGTTTTACCCCGGCCGCAACCATCGCCTCCAGGAGGGTCAACGTACCCACCACGTTATTCCGGTAATATTTGCCCGGTGCCGTGACCGATTCCCCCACATAGGCATAGGCGGCAAAGTGCATCACCGCATCGATTTTGTGGTCTGCAAAAATTTGATCTAACAAAGGGCGATCGCCTGTGTCCCCAACGATCAGTTCCGCTTTGAGCACCGACGCCACTAAATCTTGGTGACCATAGACCAAGTTATCTAGCACAATGACCCGATAACCGCGCCGTTGCAGACTCAATACCGCCTGGGAGCCAATGTAACCCGCTCCCCCCGTGACTAAAACTGTTTTGTCTGCCATGGCTGTCCCCCTGTTTATCTTCTAAATGACCGCTAGAACATTCGTGCAATTAACTGGTTCGGCATCAAATCCTTTCTCAAATTCAGAAACTAGAATTTAGACACCTTCCCATGGAGCCAATTTACCAGGAGAGTCGGGCAATTTTTCATAAACCAACGCCAGGCCAAAATCCGAAAAATAGGCTTAGAAAATCGGGCAATGTATTTCGCCAAGCGATTGAGGGGGCGGCGGCGGACTTTTTTGTTGATTAAATTCACCGAGCCAATGTCGTAGAGGCATTCTAAAACCAGTTTGACCGTGGTCTCTTCCCGCAAAAACATGGTTTCAATGAGCAGCAACATATCCTGGAGGCGTTTCTCTTCAAATTCTTGCTCCTGGACGGTTTTTGTGAGGGGGGCTGTAACCTCGGATTGGACAGTAATTGGGGCTTTGGACATGGGCAGATCACAATGGGCGCATTGAAAACATCATAGTGGGAGTTTAGGGGGCCTGTACAAATCAAAACTTTGGCCCACTGCGTGATATTCTGAGAGAAATTATTTCTGTTCCTTTTTTGCCAGCCACTGTCTATGTCTTCGCCTTCTTTTGATTCCGGACGGGAGCTTGATGCTCAGGACATCGTTACCCTCACCGATGCCATGGGGCGATCGCTAGATTGTTACGTTGAGAATGAAATTACCCAGGATGGCACTGAATACTATTTTTTGATGCCAGTAGACCAGCCAGTGGTGATCCTCGCTTGGGACGAAGATGAAGCCGATGAGAGCGATTTACCGGAAACGGAACTGGTTGAAGATCCAGAGGAACTTGCAGAAATTTTTCCCGATGCCAAGGCGGTACTGGCAGAACATGATTTAATCCTCCAGGATACAGCCCATGTGATGACCGTCCGTGGTGAGTTGCCCCCCCTGGAAGAGGATAAAATTCTCTCTTTAGAGATTGAAGATGATGACTTTGAAGACGAAGAGCTAGAGGCCGAAGAGTTACAGGAATTAGCACGCTTCTACCACCTCGACCAACTGTATAGCATCTACACGCCCCTAGAGCCGATTCCCATTTTTGTGAAGGTGACCGAGGATGAAGAAATGGAGATCCTCGAACCTGGGGATCCGATGATCCAGAGTTTAGTTGATACGCTCCTGCTCCAAGATGCCGACTAATGCGCCCCCCAAAACGCAACCCTTAGCACAGCGAAAACGGGGCTTTCCTTGGTTTTCTGGGATCCTCGCCCTGACAGTGGCGATCGCCTTTTGGCAGAGTTGGGCCTGGTGGCGGTGGGCGATCGCCCCTGGGGAAAATGCCGACCAGGCGGTACAACTCGACATTCCGGTCGGTACGGGCGCAGCCCAAATTGGCGAAGATTTAACGGCTTTGGGTTTAATCCAATCGCCCAAGGCCTGGCAGATCTGGGTGAAGTGGCTCAGGCTCACGGATCGGGGCGGCAGTCTCAAGGCGGGCACCTATCAATTTCCGCCCAACCAAGATCTCCCGGCGATCGCCCAGCAAATTTGGTCGGGGGACGTGGTGCAGACGAGCGTGACGATCCCCGAAGGTTGGACGATCCAACAGATGGCAAACCGTTTTGAAGCTTTGGGGTTTTTTCCGGCCACGGAGTTTATTGCGGCGACCCAGACCATCCCCCGCGAGCAATTTCCCTGGTTGCCAGCAGATTTAACCTCCTTAGAAGGCTTTTTATTTCCCGACACCTATTTTCTCGATACCGCCCAGCCCAGCCCCCCAGCGATCATTGAGCAGATGTTGGGCCAGTTTGAAGCGGTGGTCTTGCCCCTCTATGATGCCGAAATAGTGCCCCTGGATTTGTCCCTCACAGAATGGGTGACCCTAGCGAGCATTGTGGAAAAAGAAGCGGTGATCCCTGAGGAGCGGCCGTTGATTGCCGGGGTATTTGTCAATCGTCTGGAACAGGGCATGCGCCTGGAAACAGACCCGACGGTGGAATATGGCCTCGGCATTCGCCAAACGAAGGAACAGCCCCTGACCCTTGAACAGGTACGCACCCCCAATCCCTACAACACCTATCTCAATGAAGGTTTGCCACCAGGGGCGATCG
It encodes the following:
- a CDS encoding YihY/virulence factor BrkB family protein, whose protein sequence is MKRFLRFFLFLNHRTLYWTIRQALRRRLLGLSAEIAFNVMLSLFPTIIMALTALGLFTATLDNQTILQLASYYEDVMPVSVWTLLREFAAEISKTPSKSLFSVSFVATIWVSSGALSAAMNALDQIHEIPPEQRRPFWKAKLMSIFITLGAIALLIFASFLVLVGDSVIKVGLDLIVRLPVDTTGVNVLVTLWRLLSFPLALGLGTGIIAMVINILTSPPDRRHPLRKLKQMSFGLVIALIAFFALCFSILFIQNLIVDMEINYDLANLLVILWRFLSLPVALAIVSIAFAFIYSMGSSRLIKGMPILPGAVLGAVSWAIISSLFRLYVANFGQYNRVYGAVGTAIILMLWLQLSALVMLLGDQLNVVVGEAMLADALKRGDRQLNKNPPLPEEAPGEI
- the metK gene encoding methionine adenosyltransferase; translated protein: MSRRYLFTSESVTEGHPDKICDQISDAILDAVLAADPSSRVAAEVVTNTGLVLITGELTTQANVNFIQVARQKIKEIGYTNADNGFSANSCSVMVALDEQSPDIAQGVTSAQEQRDKLSDDQLDEIGAGDQGLMFGYACNETPEFMPLPISLAHRLSLKLSQVRKSGELPYLGPDGKTQVTVIYEDGKPVGIDTILISTQHTETIGALTDNTEIQAKIKADLLEKVIKPVFVGATVGLSDSTKFLVNPTGKFVIGGPQGDSGLTGRKIIIDTYGGYSRHGGGAFSGKDPTKVDRSASYACRYVAKNIVAAGLAEKCEVQVSYAIGVARPVSVMIETFGTCTVDEDRLLEVVQKHFELRPAGIIQAFDLRNLPSQRNGRFYQDMAAYGHFGRTDLDLPWERLDKVDILKQELATATVA
- the galE gene encoding UDP-glucose 4-epimerase GalE, translating into MADKTVLVTGGAGYIGSQAVLSLQRRGYRVIVLDNLVYGHQDLVASVLKAELIVGDTGDRPLLDQIFADHKIDAVMHFAAYAYVGESVTAPGKYYRNNVVGTLTLLEAMVAAGVKQFVFSSTCATYGEPSEIPIPEAHPQNPINPYGMSKLMVEKMLWDFDRAYGLRSVMFRYFNAAGADPNGHLGEDHNPETHLIPLVLFAALGKRDSISIFGTNYPTPDGTCVRDYIHVSDLADAHVLGLEYLRQGGVTEAFNLGNGNGFSVKEVIEAARKITAKEIKAIATDRRPGDPPSLVGSSEKARTVLGWQPQYADLETILQHAWHWHQQRHG
- a CDS encoding DUF3727 domain-containing protein: MSSPSFDSGRELDAQDIVTLTDAMGRSLDCYVENEITQDGTEYYFLMPVDQPVVILAWDEDEADESDLPETELVEDPEELAEIFPDAKAVLAEHDLILQDTAHVMTVRGELPPLEEDKILSLEIEDDDFEDEELEAEELQELARFYHLDQLYSIYTPLEPIPIFVKVTEDEEMEILEPGDPMIQSLVDTLLLQDAD
- the mltG gene encoding endolytic transglycosylase MltG; this translates as MPTNAPPKTQPLAQRKRGFPWFSGILALTVAIAFWQSWAWWRWAIAPGENADQAVQLDIPVGTGAAQIGEDLTALGLIQSPKAWQIWVKWLRLTDRGGSLKAGTYQFPPNQDLPAIAQQIWSGDVVQTSVTIPEGWTIQQMANRFEALGFFPATEFIAATQTIPREQFPWLPADLTSLEGFLFPDTYFLDTAQPSPPAIIEQMLGQFEAVVLPLYDAEIVPLDLSLTEWVTLASIVEKEAVIPEERPLIAGVFVNRLEQGMRLETDPTVEYGLGIRQTKEQPLTLEQVRTPNPYNTYLNEGLPPGAIASPGLASFRATSNPEATDFLFFVANYDGTHVFSETLAEHEAATQRIRATIDGETE